The following nucleotide sequence is from Salvia miltiorrhiza cultivar Shanhuang (shh) chromosome 7, IMPLAD_Smil_shh, whole genome shotgun sequence.
tgttttcaattttttttgatcGAAATTAAttctatttcttttgttttcctcgaatttattttgatttgcgTTTCCTGTGATGAAATTAAAATCTCTTATCAAATATCACTATCTTTCGGGACTAAGTTCGTGTAAAAAAACCTCCTAGCAATGCACATTTgattttttgtgtaaaaaatCGGTTAATTTCGGTTAATCGAACCGCTAATCGATTCAGTGTTCAATTATTGAATTCAGGAAATTTGCGATTCGCTTAAACCGTAATCGAACCGATTACCACCCCTACCTAGAGTTTCTAAATTTGAGCATTAATCATCTACCATTAAGCATATAAATACTTTAAACACAAACTTAGTGTATGAAGATGTTGACCGAGGAATTCTTCTTGAAAACTACTCCATGCACTTGTCATTTTCTCGAAAACTATTAATTGaactgtgaaaaaaaaattggatggTTAATGGATATTGGAGTTGTCATTTGCCACTTATTTTTGGACATTGTTACTAAGAATAAgagtgtttaaagggtaaaagtGATAAAGAGTTTTGGATTCCACAACTTTTTACAAAACAAAGAGATTTCCTTATTTAGAATTGACCATTTATAATAGGAcaaccaaaaatataaaaactaaCCATATTAAATAGGAAGGagagaataataaaatactataATGTAACTCTTACATCACATAAAAAAGCTTACTAATTGATTAATGAAGATTGAGTTTGtttaaacaaaacaaaacaaaacataaaTGAATATCGATCACATAATGTGCTAATACAATTTATAGTCTAATCATGTTTCATGCAACAACTTCCAAACTATTATTAATATCATCATTAACATTAACAAATTAtgtggtttcaaaaaaaaaatagtactattaattaattatgtaacTACGCAAGTATTGGTTTTTTTGAAAGAGATTTAGGGCCTCTGGTGCTCTTTACGAATTCTAAGGATTTAGGGGGAAGGCTTTATAGATTTTTAAactcatttaaaaaaatgtaattatagataaaatttaaaaaaaaattaaattttaaaattacagtaataaaaaattacattaaaaacaaaatttaaaacatatACTTCTCCATCCCATAAAAAGTGTCACCAATAATCATGCATAATTTTATAAGACGACGAAGGAAGtattaaaaattaaacatatcGCATCCTCAATATTTCGCAATCTCCTCCACCGTCCTCAACAAAATACAGTGCTAATCCAAGAAAATTCATTGTGCTGCCTTGGATCAATCACGtaaactaaaaaaattcaaGGATTGCCTATGGCACAATCATTAATTTCAAAAGCTGAAGGTTACTCAAGACAAGAAACAAGAGGATAAAACTTTATCAGAATTGTAAGCAAAAATCCAAGACAAGATTATCCAACAGATGAAATAGAATATCAAGGTCAAAACTTAGGGTTGGGAAACACATAAATTTGCCACAAAACATCCTATAATAGCACAATGATGGCATCTCACTGTACTACTTCCAAATAACTAGAACGATAATTTCATTTATCTACTAAGCTGTAGCAGCAGACTGAGCCTGGATCCTCTTCCTCGCCTCCTCAATGATGGTCAACTTAATGCCTTTGCCCTTTGGAAGAGATATCCAGGGCTTCGTACCCTTCCCAATTGTAAACACATTCCCCGATCTGGTTGCAAACTCATGGCCAGAAGCATCCTGAATGTGAAGAGTCTCGAAGCTTCCCTTATGCTTCTCACGGTTCTTGATCACACCAACACGTCCCCTGTTCCTACCACCAGTCACCATGACAACATTGCCCACATCATATTTGATGAAATCAACAATTTTGTTGCTATCAAGATCTAGCTTGATAGTGTCATTAGCCTTGATAAGAGGGTCTGGGTAGCGAATGGTCCTTCCATCAAAGGTGTTGATGTAAGGAATGCCCTTCTTTCCAAACTGAACTGAACGAACTTTGCACATCTTAAACTGCATGACATATTTAATGAACTGCTGAGATTTCTATAAGACGCAAGTGGTAATATTTAAGTACACAGCTAAAGAAAAAGCAAGtgaaattttgaaattcctACGAGTAGAATAGAAAATTTGGGTTAGAAACAATGTGTATAAAAAcatgttcatcttgttcataGTTCCTCCACCATTTGAACATGGAAAAAATTCCAACCACGGACAGTAACTACTAGCAAGTGAACATGAAGTCCCCAGAAACATAATTCAATTGAAATACAAGAACCATAAAGCACGCATACCTTAGCTTCCTCATCACGAATCGAGTGCAGCCTGAAGCGACCCTTGGTATCATAGAGAAGGCGGAAATTCTCATTGGTCTTTGGAATAGATACAACATCTGGTAACAAAAGGACCGTCTTAACTATAGGGTCAAACTTAATTACAAAAAACAGGCAACAAATTATACAATAAGTAAAAGAATAGTTCATGCAAGCTGCACGATCACATCAAACATGTTAAccagaaattattttaatacagCCTATAATTTTAACActgttaaaaaattattatgagTACCAAAATTACCTAATATAGTTCAGAAAAGAAAATATCTATGGAAGTATAGAGAGGAATACATACCCATGAAACCAGCAGGATAAGTCTTGTCAGTCCTAACCTTTCCATCAACCTGAATGTGACGTTGCATCAATATAGAAATAACCTCGCGGTAAGTAAGAGCATACTTGAGCCTGTTTCTCAGTATCAGAATCAACGGCAGGCATTCCCTGGATTTGTGGGGTCCAGATGATGGTTTGGGAGCCTGTACCACATAGGTTGAGGatgattaaaataaaacacTGCCCACCGTGTCGATACAAAATAAGAGGGTAACCATTACTTACAAAAGCACCACCAAGCTTGTCCAACATCCAATGACTGGGGGCATTGAGCCTCTTCAAATGTTTCTTCAAACCTCTCGCCTGAAGTTCAACAAAGAATCACAAAGCACCAGGTTACAACAAGAATTATGGAGGACTCAAAAGCAATAAACATACCAAATTCCATAGAATTAGGGGAGCTTCTTATACAATAAATATAGGAATTTCATTGATGTACCTCTGCTACATACATGTTACATTCTACAATAAATTAATAGCATACGCCAGCAAAGACTGATATATATACCTATTTGAATTTCACTTGAATAAAAAGGACACCTTTTCTAATCGTCTATATCGATTTTGGACCAGCAAAGGAGGGCAGCTCAAAGAGACTTAAACATTCAGTTAATCCCATCATTAGGCAGTATAAGCAAATCCATCACAGTTATCGGCATAAACTCGTACAAATTTCAATATAATGCTAAAATTGTAGCAATTATTTCTCGATAATAACACCCTTAGCTTGACAATTGAAGTTTCTATACACATATCAATGAGTATCTCTAATAAAAcgttgccaattttttttttttaaatgcaacaCTATCGTGATAAACGTTATGGAAAGCAAATCAGCGCATTACCCAGCTACAGAAACCCAAAAAGAATTATCACAGAACTTCGAAAGCACTAATTCAGTAGGAAAAACAAAATCTTTAGGCGTGCGGACGATCAAGAGATTATCGAGGTACAACATTATCATTCAATGTAGTCAGAAACTAACCATATTGGAGTCGGATGTGAGAACCTACGGCTGCGCCCCTCCCTCGCGTCACTCCTCACTCAGCTCTGGTCTGGTGTATTCAAGCTGCGGAGAAATTATTAAACCCTAGCAACAAGTTTATATACGAGAGCGAGCGAAGAAGGGTAATTAGGGATGCTCGAATGTGGGCTGCAATGCTTCTCGGCCCATCTATGTATCTATTGTTCTAAAATATAATTgtcacaaatttttttttggataaatataactttttgaCTCATTGTTTCAAAAATATCTCATCTTAAGGATAATATcgttccatatttttttatttgtgaccGATAAAAATAATTCGAAGACCGATAATTAACATATTCCGACCAATTATCATATCAATACACAtgaaataacaataacaataataacaataataataaaatcatataaacGAAAACGCATCTGAAAATCAAATAAACTCCATAACCCTCGCTCCCCCATCCAGTACCAAAAAAAAACCCGTGTCCTAATCGAGGCTTGGGGCGAGAGGTACCTGGAGTGCAGCCGCGAGAATCTCAAGTAGAAGCACTGGAAAGACGTCGCTAATTATTAGCAGTCGCAAGGATTATTCTAAAACCCCCAAAATCGACATCTAGTGCAAGAACAGGATCGACACCGTCAAGAAGAAGTATAGAGTCGAGAAGGCCAAGATTGACGTTGATGCCAGCCCCATCAAGTAGCAATTCTACGACAAGCTCGATGAATTGATTGGCCCTATCACCAAGATGAGCTCTGCCACCCCTCCACCACTAGAGTCTAATAACCCCTATCAAATAGTTTCCAAGGGAATCCTGACAGGCACTATCGCCAAGATGAGCTCTGCCACCCCTCCACCATTGGAGTCTAATAACCCCTATCAAATACTTTCCAAGGGAATCCTGACAAACCTGTCAGGATTCGGTCCAATTCCGCTCAATTCCAACTGTCACCTAATCGCAAAAAGCCTCTTGTTAACTATCCAATGATGAATTCCAATTGACAATCTAGTGTTTTATGATCTagattgagattttaaataagCAATTATCATCTATTTTTTGCAAACTAATTAATCGATATTTTGTATAGATCGCGATTTCACAATTTTATAGGGAGTGAGAATAACAATGACAACTGAGAAGAAATTCCCAACAAAATATAACAAATTTCGAAACAAGGAGTGAACAAAAGAAATTTCCCAATAAAATGCATTCGAAATGTCAAACATTGGTACACAACTACGTAACAATATTAGGTGATTttatatagggttaattgtATTTTTAAGTTTCACGTATTGTACtttgatatatttaatttcagttaTGTGTTTAATTCTTGTAATCTTCATTTGTGTTTGAGTTAAATATCAATTACAATATATGAtaatgtttaattataatatgattacaattttttttaaatatttattttattttattaaatataataaataattatttaattttaatttatattttattttagatattagataatttgaaaataaagtgaaaagaaaaaatatgtaggTTGGATTGGTGTCACCATTGGgagtaaaaaatatattaggTTGTGGGTTGTGTAGGTGGATAAGagaaaaatgaatattttattaaaaggtgGAGTAAGATTAAGTTGGATGAGTGTCATGACTGTGGGTAGTCTAATAATCCTTCTATAACCTCATCCCAACAATAATCATAAAACATACCAAATTATAATTAACTCATAGTCTAGTAGTAAACATGATCATCTTAACAATAACTAATTATTTTAGGTAATAGATTACAACTTAATTCAGAATTGAGATCTAACGTTCTATATTTTATGTCTAATAtttcactttcaattttttttccccttcaatttcaattttatacgatttagtttaatttttataattactaACTAAGACTTATTCCATTCAATTACGGTATATAGTTATTTTTATCATgttttttattagttaataactCATTTTTATAGTTGATAAAATTAAAGTTAgagcatatatatattttttaatttcatgtttttgaaaataataataataattacttgttattattttataacAATTATTTCTAGAATAATAGACAAAATAATATGACACAATGACACACAAAAAATTATAGAACATTAAATCTCATCTGACATATTACTTTCGTGTTCAATGAGctcaaccttttttttttaggcTAGCTCAACCCAAAagttaatattaaaaattgtgaaatttgactaaaaatcaataacaCAAAATGAGACATTCAAGGATGCATATATGCAAACAAAGTTCTATATTTTATTCAATAGAACAAGTTATTTTATCTTCATACTTCATGAATCATGACGAGTAAGTTATTCTATCATACTGAAacatttcaaattttcattatttctttGTGCATTTTATACATTCCagtgaaaaaaatattagattaaAATTTGCACTTTATTTGCGGTCTCATCTCACAACTGGAGTCTAATTATAGTGGATCTGCAGTCAAATATAGTGTAGCACATATTGACTTTTGGATATTTTGTAATTGGCCAACTAATATAGGCAAAATCTAATTTTTAGAATCGTATCACGAGCTTGACCTCCGAATTAAAATGGCTTACTTGGCGATCTCTTCAATTATAGCTATCACAAAAAATAGTAATAtctaaaactatataattttaatttcaattttgccactatatatttgattttgatggcAGGGCGTAGGAGAGATGAAACAACACGCGATTCATAATGCGGAAAATTTGGCCACATGAAATTTCCAAGATTTTCGAGCACAATAATAATTTCAACGAACAAtaaacacacacaacacacacacataaatcCACACACCACCAttcccctctctctcctcctcctcTAACTTTACTTCTCTCTCATTCTCAGATAAATAAAGCCACCGTCACCACCATCATTGTGAGGAGCTAACAACATCTTTGTATTCGTTGGTTGCATTTCCGTCCATCGCCACCTGCGAAACAAACACAATATTATCGTCATTCCTCTCTTAGCATTATTAAGCTCTTGTTTCATTGGAACTTGAATTTTTTACGTATTAATGGGGAGGAAGAGCAATGGAAGGGTTTCGAGAATTGGCAGTTACGCGATAGCTTCATCAATTACGGATGCAACTTGTTTTTCTTGCACGACTTTCAACATCCTTGCTCCTATTTACAAAAGACTCAATCACGAGGTATATATGTTAATTTCTAGTTGTTTCATAAAattgtttttcttcttcttgtgCATTTTTTATGCTTTCTGCCATTCCCCATTTTCAAATCATATGTATGCATCCGTGTATGTCGTGAGTTGatgttgctgttgttgttgttgatgtcatgggtggtgtgtgtttgtgtgcgtgttttggatcaatttattcatttctattattttttctttaaagaaaTGTGAAATTTTGATGGGTTTGTTGCAATGTTGAGAGCAGGATCCTAAATGTAGAGAAAGCGACGTTAAGCAAATTTGGCTTAAGAGAAATAAAAGGATTTTGGATTGGTTACTGTGTGAAAGATCTTCTATTATCTGCCTTCAGGTTCTATTTTGcctcatttttatatatatttttatttgttttagcTTTTAAAATAATGCAAGTTTGATTAAGATTTTCTAATGAGCAGGAATTTTGGGTTGGGAATGAAGAGCTTGTGAGTATATATGATAAGAGGCTTGGAGATGCTGGTTATGACAGTTTCAAGCTCGCCAGGACAAATAATCGAGGCGATGGTATTCTAACATCCTTATTCTAGAATTAGATGTTTTATCTAATTTCTTGTTGTTGCTTTCATTTCTTATACGTATTGGTGTTGTGTTCGATACATGCAGAGAGAAGCATTGATGAAATGAAACTTATCCTCTTAAGCATTTATAGTGAATAAGATTATGAGTAtattattaatgaataaatagaGAGAATCATTCCTTTGCATAAAAGGAGACATGACCTATTTTTAATTCGATAAATTACACTCAATGTTATCCTTTAGAAGAAAATGAGTTCAATTTTGTAATCAGCATTCCGATTTATAGGACATGTAGGTTTAGtcttttataaatattcctATCATATAATGCTTCTTCAAGTTTGTACAACATGAGTTGCATGCTCTACtaatcaacaaaaaaaaaaggcagAGTTTGTTATCCAAAGTTACGAAGTTTTTCCCTCTTGAATTTGGAAAGGTCTTTTGATTGCTGTGCATAAGGACTACTTCAGGGTCATCAACCACAAAGAGCTGTTGTTCAATGATTTTGGTGACCGTGTTGCTCAGCTACTCCATGTCGAGCTAATTCCTCGCTTTTCTCAATGTCGAAGCAATTGCATACGCCAGGAAATTCTCATAGTGAACACTCACCTGTTGTTTCCACATGATTCAAGTTTGTGCTTGGAGCGGTTGCGCCAGGTATGTTAAAACTAAATTGCATGATGAAACTTAAGCCGGCTATTGGCATTACTGAATTGGTCCATGATTTGTTTGACAGATCTACAAAATATTGCAATATGTGGAGTCATACCAGAAAGACAAAAAACTCAACCCCTTACCAATCCTACTATGTGGGTACGTCTTTTAGATGTTATTTTACGTTTAAAACGTCAAGTTATGACTTCTAACATGAGAGGAAAATAAAGTGTTTGGTGTATTTTTTTGATGTGTCTAGTGACTTGAATGGGAGCAAGAGTGGACATGTTTACAAGTTTCTAAGGTCTCAAGGATTCATTTCCTCGTACGATGCTGCCCATCTGTATACTGATGCAGATGCACACAAGGTATTTACACTTAGTTTATAGTTTCTACCACAAATAAATATTGTTCATGATgccatttatttttttcttgcaGTGGGTGAGCCACCGTAATCATCGTGGAAATATTTGTGGTGTGGATTTTATATGGCTTCTTAATCCCAATA
It contains:
- the LOC130993305 gene encoding 40S ribosomal protein S4-1-like, producing the protein MARGLKKHLKRLNAPSHWMLDKLGGAFAPKPSSGPHKSRECLPLILILRNRLKYALTYREVISILMQRHIQVDGKVRTDKTYPAGFMDVVSIPKTNENFRLLYDTKGRFRLHSIRDEEAKFKMCKVRSVQFGKKGIPYINTFDGRTIRYPDPLIKANDTIKLDLDSNKIVDFIKYDVGNVVMVTGGRNRGRVGVIKNREKHKGSFETLHIQDASGHEFATRSGNVFTIGKGTKPWISLPKGKGIKLTIIEEARKRIQAQSAATA
- the LOC130993302 gene encoding uncharacterized calcium-binding protein At1g02270-like, which encodes MGRKSNGRVSRIGSYAIASSITDATCFSCTTFNILAPIYKRLNHEDPKCRESDVKQIWLKRNKRILDWLLCERSSIICLQEFWVGNEELVSIYDKRLGDAGYDSFKLARTNNRGDGLLIAVHKDYFRVINHKELLFNDFGDRVAQLLHVELIPRFSQCRSNCIRQEILIVNTHLLFPHDSSLCLERLRQIYKILQYVESYQKDKKLNPLPILLCGDLNGSKSGHVYKFLRSQGFISSYDAAHLYTDADAHKWVSHRNHRGNICGVDFIWLLNPNRYRKLLRTSWGEALSGLLKHQLKRTLRTEDSAFAFLKGNGHGHDIAYFDFCEALQQLNLIGHCYGLHTEEIRELWVQADMDGNGVLDYEEFKQRIWNAYSGQGEKVSEGCVRGDSIFGTEQTIGFSIKNAVLFPTEVEKGLWPEDYSLSDHARLTVVFSPVRMPRSQLAL